In a genomic window of Aeromicrobium panaciterrae:
- a CDS encoding sigma-70 family RNA polymerase sigma factor: MDEGVDDIVSIAHKLARVEARSWRPEDQKDLAQDALAKYARHFGPHSSPDEPQAWLRVVIRTTAADISRAREQPVLLPPVAEDGDLLLDVLTLKAVGPSYQVVTFEFLSSILDRLDVAEAQMIRWKYIDGRSADWIGRQTGQSSAAARKSVSRALASLRVVVDGDPEIQSDLRTTMSRWYSE; encoded by the coding sequence ATGGACGAAGGTGTTGACGACATCGTGTCAATCGCGCACAAGCTCGCGCGGGTCGAGGCGAGAAGCTGGCGACCCGAGGACCAGAAGGACCTGGCGCAAGATGCCCTGGCCAAGTACGCGAGGCATTTCGGCCCACATTCGTCCCCGGATGAACCCCAAGCGTGGCTTCGCGTCGTGATCCGCACGACCGCGGCAGACATCAGCCGTGCCCGGGAGCAGCCAGTACTTCTTCCGCCGGTGGCCGAAGATGGCGATTTGCTCTTGGACGTCCTCACATTGAAGGCAGTTGGCCCTTCATATCAAGTAGTCACGTTCGAATTCCTCAGCTCGATCTTGGACCGTCTCGACGTGGCAGAGGCTCAAATGATCCGATGGAAGTACATCGATGGGCGATCAGCAGACTGGATCGGCCGACAGACCGGGCAATCTTCGGCAGCTGCTCGGAAATCGGTCAGCCGAGCCCTCGCGTCGCTTCGCGTGGTCGTCGACGGCGATCCGGAGATTCAATCTGACCTCCGAACGACTATGTCGAGGTGGTACTCGGAGTGA
- a CDS encoding HNH endonuclease signature motif containing protein, producing MPIDPSETHAPTVKVGALVKANLDSVIAFCETEDEGEILRLLDPAYSNETFGLNFPFCKLADDIAVGSAENARYWKPVFTVGPSRIRVTSMWFEKSAPRFIAYLAGKGIVSETGAVELAARAVKVTNTASKAAVRSKGRYKGHAIGNAQNSFVRTMLSNLGQESFTQHDWNATIAYFDHRCAYCGVEAKLVVDHAVPINRESLGEHRLGNLVPSCDPCNSKKKNTDFREFSGDNEAVISRIEAYMDSRGYKPLGDNEQIRLFLKTAYTEVGDLAQRYLLLLNSFAGETDAMSVGVGAQTTVGPAKVG from the coding sequence ATGCCAATCGATCCGTCGGAAACCCACGCGCCAACGGTCAAGGTGGGGGCGCTCGTAAAGGCAAACCTCGACTCAGTCATCGCCTTCTGTGAAACCGAGGACGAAGGCGAGATCCTGCGTCTCCTCGACCCCGCTTACTCGAATGAAACGTTCGGGCTGAACTTTCCCTTCTGCAAACTCGCCGACGACATCGCCGTTGGGAGTGCCGAGAATGCTCGCTACTGGAAGCCGGTCTTTACTGTCGGCCCGTCCCGTATCCGCGTCACGAGCATGTGGTTCGAAAAGAGTGCGCCGAGGTTCATCGCCTACCTCGCTGGCAAGGGCATCGTCAGTGAGACTGGCGCCGTTGAGTTGGCAGCGAGGGCGGTCAAAGTAACCAACACGGCGTCGAAGGCGGCCGTGCGGTCAAAGGGACGTTACAAGGGGCATGCGATTGGGAATGCCCAGAATTCGTTCGTCCGCACGATGCTCAGCAATCTGGGGCAGGAGTCATTTACCCAACACGACTGGAACGCGACCATCGCGTACTTCGATCACCGTTGTGCCTACTGCGGTGTCGAGGCGAAGCTTGTTGTGGACCACGCCGTTCCCATCAACAGAGAGAGCCTTGGCGAACATCGCCTCGGCAACTTGGTGCCTTCCTGCGATCCGTGTAACAGCAAGAAGAAGAACACAGATTTTCGTGAGTTCAGCGGCGATAACGAAGCGGTCATCTCGAGGATCGAGGCGTACATGGACAGCCGTGGATACAAACCGCTCGGTGACAACGAGCAGATCCGACTCTTCCTCAAGACGGCTTACACCGAGGTTGGGGACCTGGCTCAGCGGTATCTCCTCCTGCTCAACTCCTTCGCGGGCGAGACGGACGCGATGTCCGTTGGAGTTGGAGCGCAGACGACCGTCGGCCCCGCCAAGGTCGGGTGA
- a CDS encoding TM0106 family RecB-like putative nuclease, with amino-acid sequence MRFDAGKDFEKVVFAEIRTELGEVRSVDLSDVRGKSAAIDATVSAIADDIELILGGWLPDDTEGGRTGRPDLLLRTAPGEYVPGDVKGHKVIGQRIKGELTYSTIHDPGIRLTSPGYAAETTTRIDDYLQLAHYRRMLEAIGRAGAQAHGFIIGSDQHPVLTRTGRVLTWVDLDTPLFTTYSRSQGTAKRSALERYDHEQTFRLKVARAAVDGAEPLVGPIFTTECDSCPWTDYCHELVGPDVASDQIRSGRLSVREWDALASGGVTSVEQLASLDTADPEFQGSYLPEVTHLRDALPRLDTAVRRARMLRDGVILERTTSGAIRVPRADIEIDFDIEWDPSDQVYLWGALVRRLDGVETYHPVVTWNAIDDAAAVELATQFATWLRGEIRSAEAAGQSLLVYHYSSPEPGYLKRILGEPAVTDLLSHFVDLLPIVRKNFFGLHGLGIKKVAPAFGFNWCDEDPGGLQSQLWLLDARGAKDDPTRLAAQQRILRYNEDDVRATAAIRNGI; translated from the coding sequence ATGCGCTTCGATGCGGGGAAAGATTTCGAGAAGGTGGTCTTCGCGGAGATTCGAACTGAGCTCGGCGAAGTTCGCTCTGTTGATCTGTCGGATGTTCGTGGCAAGTCGGCGGCGATCGATGCCACGGTCAGCGCGATTGCAGATGACATCGAGCTAATCCTCGGTGGTTGGCTCCCAGACGACACAGAGGGTGGAAGAACCGGGCGTCCGGACTTGCTGCTCCGCACCGCACCGGGAGAGTACGTGCCAGGCGACGTCAAAGGCCACAAAGTCATCGGACAACGAATCAAAGGTGAACTGACCTACTCGACCATCCACGATCCAGGCATCCGGCTAACGAGTCCCGGGTATGCCGCCGAGACGACCACGCGCATAGACGATTATCTGCAACTCGCGCATTACCGCCGAATGCTCGAAGCGATTGGCCGAGCAGGTGCGCAAGCGCACGGTTTCATCATTGGCAGCGATCAGCATCCTGTGTTGACGAGAACAGGTCGAGTGCTCACATGGGTCGACCTGGACACCCCCTTGTTCACGACCTACTCAAGATCACAAGGAACTGCCAAGCGATCCGCTCTAGAGCGGTACGACCACGAGCAGACATTCCGACTCAAAGTCGCCCGCGCAGCTGTGGACGGCGCAGAGCCGTTAGTAGGACCGATCTTTACCACCGAGTGCGACTCGTGCCCCTGGACGGACTACTGCCACGAACTGGTTGGTCCAGATGTCGCAAGCGACCAGATAAGGTCCGGTCGACTGAGCGTGCGGGAATGGGACGCCCTTGCTTCAGGGGGCGTCACGTCTGTCGAACAGTTGGCAAGCCTCGACACGGCTGATCCGGAGTTCCAAGGCTCTTACCTTCCCGAGGTCACCCACCTTCGAGATGCCCTCCCGAGGCTCGACACGGCTGTTCGTCGTGCGCGCATGCTCCGAGACGGCGTCATACTCGAGAGGACGACATCTGGGGCAATCCGCGTGCCTCGTGCCGATATCGAGATCGACTTCGACATCGAATGGGATCCGAGTGACCAGGTGTACCTCTGGGGCGCACTCGTGAGGCGGCTAGACGGGGTGGAGACCTATCACCCTGTGGTGACTTGGAACGCGATTGACGACGCTGCTGCCGTCGAATTGGCGACCCAGTTCGCGACATGGTTGCGCGGGGAGATTCGGTCTGCCGAAGCCGCCGGTCAATCGTTGCTGGTCTATCACTATTCGTCGCCCGAGCCCGGGTATCTGAAGCGGATCCTCGGGGAGCCGGCGGTGACTGATCTCCTGAGCCATTTCGTTGATCTGCTGCCGATTGTCCGAAAGAACTTCTTTGGCCTCCATGGACTTGGAATCAAGAAGGTTGCGCCAGCCTTCGGATTCAACTGGTGCGATGAGGACCCCGGCGGCCTTCAGTCACAATTGTGGTTGCTGGACGCTCGGGGTGCGAAAGACGACCCGACGCGACTCGCAGCCCAACAACGAATCCTTCGCTACAACGAAGACGACGTGCGAGCAACGGCAGCGATTCGCAACGGCATTTGA
- a CDS encoding HNH endonuclease signature motif containing protein, producing MDQLRDMHAYLKLIDAAKNDGADTMVTLLTHVGWNKPDGLLSIHKQTNPTGRNAFSEIGFPELGPTGVPIYEVIARATTWSTEHGFSRLSDELTGFLAETWPGRPNTVESGFDPAALDVEGVQLRYRGPTPDAYKVPLGELRAWATGNTAALAVVSALTHHGWARGGEVPCRATNSIASNSSARAVAAGDLPAECYAPGEPTGPQLAASMAALEALGAPSGPLKELWDCYCGGVVSDISPATSRSTPGSLTKAEAVLEAVEEFRSLGRNTFLDKYGFAVSRVYFMSLDDQLFDTKPIVAAALAIERPDLPPLKAGDFSGGLSGAVRVLEKLGFEVVTTAQISPPELGDTFANRTEIAEHFGGDKVGGVITFPGEQVVNVFSDAESPYADDPPSLTEPFGYRGAGLSGPQKLATRGNAALEGVRTRREAARFWYRAPGGVFTCQSWVTVLGRAWVSGKGQDSFPRPEIQWMLQVVPGTDSATWPPHITEPQAEAAATTEESSDPPEAKSAPTYEELVDRVDAAGQSKGPSGVVKTNYPRSVAARRAVLVRCGGKCESPWCTGAPGELNRQGEPILDVDHIKDLAAGGEDLPRNMVALCPNCHAVKTRGTNAVGRRKQLLAVAAAAHQAALSASFDVSIS from the coding sequence GTGGACCAACTGCGAGACATGCATGCCTATCTCAAACTCATCGATGCGGCCAAGAATGATGGCGCCGACACCATGGTGACACTTTTGACGCATGTCGGATGGAACAAGCCAGACGGATTGCTGTCGATCCACAAGCAGACGAATCCAACTGGCCGAAACGCCTTCTCAGAGATTGGGTTCCCGGAACTGGGTCCGACCGGAGTGCCGATCTACGAGGTCATCGCTCGGGCAACTACCTGGTCGACCGAGCACGGGTTCTCTCGCCTGTCCGATGAGCTGACGGGCTTCCTCGCGGAGACATGGCCCGGTCGGCCAAACACCGTCGAGTCGGGATTCGACCCGGCGGCCTTGGACGTAGAGGGTGTGCAGCTCCGATATCGCGGTCCGACGCCAGACGCATACAAGGTCCCGCTCGGCGAGTTGCGGGCTTGGGCGACGGGCAACACAGCAGCACTCGCAGTCGTGAGTGCGCTGACCCACCATGGGTGGGCCAGAGGAGGCGAGGTGCCGTGCCGTGCCACCAACAGCATTGCCAGCAACAGCTCGGCACGGGCCGTTGCGGCGGGTGACCTCCCGGCCGAGTGCTACGCGCCGGGGGAGCCCACCGGTCCACAGTTGGCCGCCTCCATGGCCGCGCTGGAGGCATTGGGTGCGCCGAGCGGTCCCTTGAAAGAGCTGTGGGATTGCTACTGCGGCGGAGTCGTGAGTGACATCAGTCCTGCGACCTCCAGGTCCACCCCAGGGAGCCTAACGAAAGCTGAGGCGGTTCTCGAAGCTGTCGAGGAGTTCCGGTCGCTGGGGCGGAACACTTTCCTTGATAAGTACGGATTTGCGGTAAGCCGCGTCTACTTCATGAGTCTTGACGACCAGCTCTTCGACACAAAGCCAATCGTCGCGGCGGCTCTCGCAATTGAGCGACCGGATCTGCCCCCGCTTAAGGCAGGAGACTTCAGCGGAGGTTTGTCAGGCGCCGTCCGAGTTCTCGAAAAGCTCGGGTTTGAAGTCGTCACGACTGCGCAGATCTCGCCGCCCGAGCTTGGGGACACCTTCGCGAACCGGACTGAAATTGCTGAGCATTTCGGCGGGGACAAGGTGGGAGGGGTAATCACCTTCCCTGGTGAGCAAGTCGTGAACGTCTTTTCTGATGCGGAAAGCCCCTACGCGGATGATCCGCCTTCATTGACTGAACCATTCGGGTATCGGGGTGCCGGCCTGTCCGGGCCCCAGAAACTAGCTACGCGAGGTAACGCGGCGCTCGAAGGGGTTAGAACGAGGCGCGAAGCCGCTCGGTTTTGGTATCGCGCGCCAGGCGGAGTATTCACGTGTCAATCCTGGGTAACGGTGCTCGGTAGGGCGTGGGTCAGTGGTAAAGGCCAGGATTCGTTTCCTCGCCCAGAGATCCAGTGGATGCTCCAGGTTGTTCCTGGTACGGATTCCGCGACTTGGCCACCGCACATCACTGAGCCGCAGGCCGAGGCAGCGGCAACCACCGAAGAATCGTCGGATCCACCTGAAGCGAAGAGCGCCCCTACGTACGAAGAGCTCGTGGACCGAGTAGACGCTGCCGGCCAGAGCAAGGGACCTTCCGGCGTCGTCAAGACCAACTATCCGAGAAGTGTCGCGGCGCGACGTGCTGTGCTTGTCCGTTGCGGCGGCAAGTGCGAAAGTCCCTGGTGCACCGGTGCACCTGGCGAGCTGAACCGCCAAGGAGAACCGATTCTCGACGTTGACCACATCAAGGATCTCGCCGCAGGTGGCGAGGATCTGCCGCGCAACATGGTGGCGCTCTGCCCGAACTGCCACGCGGTGAAAACGCGAGGAACGAACGCCGTTGGTCGGCGCAAGCAGCTCCTAGCGGTCGCCGCTGCCGCTCATCAAGCAGCGCTTAGTGCTTCGTTCGATGTCTCAATCAGCTAG
- a CDS encoding nitroreductase family deazaflavin-dependent oxidoreductase translates to MVSKSSRVPELDPTAPKGAFKRSIEKLAKRRAVTWYLIHIGGRVDPILMKMSGGRINTTGTNAVVVLKHVGRKTGEERQTPLVYFTHGDDVILIASKGGAPEHPAWLHNLRANPEIELYVGKAGGKYRAREAEGAERDKLWTLATTLNSGYDGYKERASNRQIPVVVCTPI, encoded by the coding sequence ATGGTGAGCAAGAGCAGCAGAGTGCCTGAGCTTGATCCGACTGCGCCGAAGGGTGCTTTCAAGAGGTCGATCGAAAAGTTGGCCAAACGCCGCGCTGTGACGTGGTATCTGATCCACATTGGTGGCCGTGTTGATCCGATCCTGATGAAGATGAGTGGCGGGCGAATCAACACCACAGGCACCAACGCTGTGGTGGTTCTCAAGCATGTCGGGCGGAAAACCGGCGAGGAGCGCCAGACCCCACTGGTCTACTTCACTCACGGAGACGACGTCATCTTGATCGCCTCAAAGGGTGGAGCTCCGGAACACCCAGCTTGGCTCCACAACCTGCGCGCCAATCCGGAGATCGAGCTGTATGTCGGCAAGGCAGGTGGCAAGTACCGCGCCCGCGAGGCCGAGGGAGCCGAACGCGACAAGCTCTGGACGCTCGCTACGACACTCAACAGTGGGTACGACGGTTACAAGGAACGGGCGAGCAACCGACAGATCCCTGTCGTTGTCTGCACGCCCATCTAG
- a CDS encoding S4 domain-containing protein, translating into MTTGTRADVWTSSVRLYRTRSLASAACRAGHVKVNGAKAKPAQTVCVGDRVEALTDGGLRILVVSRIIVKRVGAAIAVTCYEDHTPPPPPKEERPLMPRRDRGAGRPTKRDRRALDRLRGR; encoded by the coding sequence ATGACCACCGGTACGCGCGCAGACGTATGGACCTCGTCCGTACGTCTCTACCGAACCCGCTCGTTGGCATCAGCCGCCTGCCGCGCCGGTCACGTCAAGGTCAATGGTGCGAAGGCGAAGCCCGCGCAAACCGTATGCGTTGGCGATCGTGTCGAGGCGCTTACCGATGGCGGGCTTCGGATCCTGGTCGTCAGCCGCATCATCGTGAAGCGCGTCGGCGCCGCGATAGCGGTGACCTGCTACGAGGACCACACTCCCCCGCCACCACCCAAGGAGGAGCGACCGCTGATGCCGCGACGCGATCGCGGTGCCGGCCGTCCGACCAAGCGAGATCGTCGCGCCCTCGATCGGTTGCGCGGCCGCTAG
- a CDS encoding RNA-binding S4 domain-containing protein yields MAADDIETVEITGDMIRLGQFLKFANFAESGAQAGAMIQGGDVKVDGEIETRRGRQLGKGMLIEVQLPGHTLAARVG; encoded by the coding sequence ATGGCAGCCGACGACATCGAGACCGTTGAGATCACTGGAGACATGATCCGTCTCGGCCAGTTCCTCAAGTTCGCCAACTTCGCTGAGTCGGGTGCGCAGGCAGGCGCGATGATTCAGGGTGGCGACGTGAAGGTCGACGGTGAGATTGAGACCCGTCGTGGCCGCCAGCTCGGCAAAGGCATGCTCATCGAGGTTCAACTGCCTGGCCACACGCTCGCCGCACGTGTTGGATGA
- a CDS encoding fused MFS/spermidine synthase — translation MTDRAIEIIADRDRPGAFILQIDGTDQSYVDLDDPLRLEFDYVQRIVDVIDAHGEPGSPLRFVHIGGAGMSVPRYVASTRPTSAQIVLEPDERVTALVRDQLPLPRNSGIKVRPVDGRSGITAMRPDFADVIVLDAFDGARIPADLVTAEFFEQVSTVLTDGGLLLLNLADRAPFAYARRVIAGVCAQFPNVMISAEPATLKGRRFGNLLVVGSRGPIPWESLARRAASSPLPYRVVPYREVVDRFAGQAPFTDADTEQSPPPPGGAAFFS, via the coding sequence GTGACGGATCGCGCGATCGAGATCATTGCCGATCGCGACCGCCCCGGGGCATTCATCCTGCAGATCGACGGCACCGACCAGTCGTACGTCGACCTCGACGACCCGCTTCGCCTCGAATTCGACTACGTACAACGCATCGTCGACGTGATTGACGCGCACGGCGAGCCGGGCTCACCGCTCAGGTTCGTTCATATCGGCGGCGCCGGTATGTCGGTACCTCGCTACGTCGCCAGCACGCGCCCTACGTCGGCGCAGATCGTCCTTGAGCCCGATGAGCGGGTCACCGCCCTCGTACGCGATCAGTTGCCACTCCCGCGCAACAGCGGGATCAAAGTTCGGCCGGTCGACGGACGCTCCGGCATCACGGCCATGCGCCCGGATTTTGCAGACGTCATCGTGCTGGATGCGTTCGACGGTGCGCGCATCCCGGCGGATCTCGTCACAGCGGAGTTCTTCGAGCAGGTGTCGACAGTGCTGACTGATGGGGGATTGCTGCTGCTCAACCTCGCCGATCGCGCACCATTCGCGTACGCGCGTCGGGTGATCGCCGGAGTGTGCGCGCAGTTCCCGAACGTCATGATCAGTGCCGAGCCAGCAACGCTCAAGGGTCGCCGTTTCGGCAATCTGCTGGTGGTCGGGTCACGCGGACCGATCCCGTGGGAGTCATTGGCTCGCCGTGCGGCCAGCTCGCCGTTGCCGTACCGAGTCGTGCCCTACCGCGAGGTGGTCGATCGATTCGCCGGTCAAGCACCGTTCACGGACGCAGACACCGAGCAGTCGCCACCGCCGCCCGGCGGAGCGGCGTTCTTTAGCTGA
- the rocD gene encoding ornithine--oxo-acid transaminase, which produces MASTELDTASFIKLDEAWGAHNYHPLPVVIAEAEGAWVTDVEGNRYLDFLSGYSALNFGHRHPALIAAAREQLDRLTLTSRAFHNDQFGAFCQELAELTGTEMVLTMNTGAEAVESAIKVARKWAYEVKGVAFDSAEIIVAAGNFHGRTTTIVSFSDDPAAHDNYGPFTPGFITVPYGDAQAIRDAIGPNTAAVLMESIQGESGVIVPPEGFFAEVRKMCTDNNVLLVADEIQSGLARTGKLFALDHDNVRADLYTLGKALGGGIIPVSAVVGRADVLGVLKPGQHGSTFGGYPVACAVGRAVVALLQTGEFQERSEELGKHLHSRLDDLIGHGISAVRGRGLWAGVDIDPAAKTGREVSMALRDRGVLCKETHERTLRIAPPLVITREEIDHAIDSLVEALEA; this is translated from the coding sequence ATGGCATCAACCGAACTCGACACCGCATCCTTCATCAAGCTCGACGAGGCGTGGGGCGCTCACAACTATCACCCGCTCCCTGTTGTCATCGCAGAAGCCGAAGGTGCATGGGTCACCGATGTCGAAGGCAATCGCTACCTCGACTTCCTATCGGGCTACTCGGCGCTCAACTTTGGCCACCGTCATCCCGCTCTGATCGCCGCCGCACGCGAACAGCTTGATCGCCTGACGCTGACCTCGCGCGCCTTCCACAACGACCAGTTCGGCGCCTTCTGTCAGGAGCTCGCCGAGCTCACTGGGACCGAAATGGTGCTCACCATGAACACCGGCGCCGAGGCCGTGGAGTCCGCAATAAAGGTCGCGCGCAAATGGGCGTACGAGGTCAAGGGAGTCGCCTTCGACAGTGCCGAGATCATCGTCGCCGCTGGCAACTTCCACGGCCGTACGACCACGATCGTGTCGTTCTCCGACGATCCCGCTGCGCATGACAACTACGGCCCGTTCACGCCTGGTTTCATCACCGTCCCCTACGGCGATGCTCAGGCGATCCGCGACGCGATCGGACCCAACACCGCCGCCGTTCTGATGGAGTCGATCCAGGGCGAATCGGGGGTCATCGTTCCGCCGGAGGGATTCTTCGCCGAGGTGCGAAAGATGTGCACCGACAACAATGTGCTTCTGGTTGCCGACGAGATCCAGTCAGGACTCGCGCGAACAGGCAAGCTCTTCGCACTCGATCACGACAACGTACGAGCCGACCTCTACACGCTCGGCAAGGCGCTTGGCGGGGGCATCATTCCCGTCTCCGCTGTGGTCGGCCGCGCTGACGTGCTCGGCGTTCTCAAGCCCGGACAGCACGGCTCAACGTTCGGTGGCTACCCCGTTGCCTGCGCAGTCGGCCGTGCGGTTGTCGCCCTCCTGCAGACAGGCGAGTTCCAGGAACGCTCCGAAGAGCTTGGCAAGCACTTGCACAGCCGACTCGATGATCTGATCGGCCACGGCATCAGCGCAGTACGTGGCCGTGGCCTCTGGGCAGGCGTAGACATCGATCCCGCTGCCAAGACTGGTCGCGAGGTATCGATGGCACTGCGCGATCGTGGCGTGCTCTGCAAGGAGACGCACGAGCGCACTCTTCGCATCGCTCCCCCGCTTGTCATCACCCGCGAAGAGATCGATCACGCGATCGATTCGCTGGTCGAGGCACTCGAAGCCTGA
- a CDS encoding YcnI family protein, with protein MNRTPARLCAALITVALVGFAGAASAHVSVSSTDAAQGGFGKAVFRVPTESDTASTTKLVVTLPKDAPFAFVTAQAKPGWKVVLRKEKLAAPTKVGDFELTEAVRTVTWTTTGKGIAPSQFDEFAISGGPFPDDESISFTAKQTYSDGEVVNWDQVAEGDTEPEHPAPTLKLSEPTEEDSKAYSSEMSIAYDRDNTGRWLGGSALAVAVATLLVVLRQNRRRA; from the coding sequence ATGAACAGAACACCCGCGCGGCTCTGTGCTGCGCTCATCACGGTTGCCCTCGTCGGCTTTGCCGGTGCTGCCTCGGCACACGTTTCGGTCTCGTCGACGGACGCCGCCCAAGGCGGATTCGGCAAGGCTGTCTTCCGAGTGCCGACCGAATCGGACACCGCGTCGACCACCAAGCTGGTCGTCACGTTGCCGAAGGACGCACCATTTGCCTTCGTCACGGCGCAGGCAAAGCCAGGTTGGAAGGTGGTCCTCAGAAAGGAGAAGCTGGCCGCACCGACCAAGGTTGGCGACTTCGAGCTGACCGAGGCCGTACGTACGGTCACGTGGACCACGACCGGCAAGGGCATCGCACCCTCACAGTTCGACGAGTTCGCCATTTCCGGTGGTCCGTTCCCCGACGACGAGTCCATCTCGTTCACGGCGAAGCAGACCTACAGCGATGGCGAGGTCGTGAACTGGGACCAGGTTGCTGAAGGTGACACGGAGCCGGAGCACCCGGCCCCGACGCTGAAGCTGTCAGAGCCCACAGAAGAGGACAGCAAGGCGTACTCGAGCGAAATGTCGATCGCGTATGACCGCGACAACACTGGTCGTTGGCTCGGTGGATCTGCTCTGGCTGTTGCCGTGGCAACGTTGCTTGTCGTTCTGCGACAGAATCGACGTCGTGCGTAA
- a CDS encoding copper resistance protein CopC produces MRNVVLRVSLLALLCLALGAGPASAHASLVGSDPGDGSSIATAPRMITFTFNENIGNPAFVAVRAPDGAKVAVSDVSATDATVTAIVAPSNQKGRYTATYRVVSADGHPVEGTINWTTTTGETVKQVDQPKEKSFVHRHRSHFFWGILAAAVAVGLILAPLRGRDDQSKP; encoded by the coding sequence GTGCGTAACGTCGTTCTTCGCGTGAGCCTGTTGGCTCTGCTTTGCCTTGCCCTCGGGGCGGGACCGGCGTCGGCGCATGCGTCGCTCGTCGGTTCCGACCCGGGGGACGGGTCATCCATCGCGACTGCACCACGCATGATCACGTTCACGTTCAACGAGAACATCGGCAACCCCGCGTTTGTCGCAGTCCGGGCGCCGGACGGTGCCAAGGTCGCGGTTTCAGACGTCTCTGCCACCGACGCAACCGTGACGGCGATCGTCGCACCGAGCAATCAAAAGGGTCGCTACACCGCGACGTACCGAGTCGTCTCGGCCGACGGGCATCCCGTCGAGGGCACGATCAACTGGACGACGACGACTGGCGAGACGGTGAAGCAAGTCGACCAGCCCAAGGAAAAGAGCTTTGTGCACCGCCACCGCTCCCACTTCTTCTGGGGCATCCTTGCGGCCGCTGTCGCTGTGGGCCTGATCCTGGCACCGCTGAGGGGGCGAGATGACCAGAGCAAACCGTGA
- a CDS encoding copper resistance protein CopC produces the protein MTRANRDPSRLATRVALVTMIGLFLGVGPASAHGLLISSTPEDDSLINTSPTSISLTFHDYLGEQAKVAVWSPNGSAVKVLTTAVVRNTVTVTVDPTDQRGRYAADYRVESTDGLPLEGSIHWTTATGRQVKQVAHNDVDLDQPSGSNFYWGFLAALVPVALLIAGLRLAALRGRDDKGNA, from the coding sequence ATGACCAGAGCAAACCGTGACCCGAGCAGGCTCGCGACTCGCGTCGCACTCGTGACCATGATCGGCCTGTTTCTCGGAGTTGGACCGGCGTCGGCGCATGGGTTGCTCATCTCTTCGACTCCTGAAGACGACTCACTGATCAACACATCGCCGACGTCGATCTCGTTGACTTTTCACGACTACTTGGGTGAACAGGCGAAGGTGGCTGTGTGGTCACCGAATGGCTCTGCCGTGAAGGTGCTGACGACCGCCGTAGTTCGCAACACAGTCACCGTCACGGTTGATCCGACCGATCAGCGCGGCCGCTACGCAGCTGACTACCGCGTTGAGTCGACCGACGGACTTCCCCTTGAAGGTTCAATCCACTGGACGACAGCGACAGGGCGCCAGGTGAAGCAAGTCGCACACAACGACGTGGATCTCGACCAGCCAAGTGGTTCGAACTTCTACTGGGGCTTCCTCGCCGCCCTCGTTCCCGTCGCACTGCTGATTGCTGGGTTGCGTCTGGCTGCTTTGAGGGGGCGAGATGACAAAGGCAACGCGTGA